The following nucleotide sequence is from Parambassis ranga chromosome 21, fParRan2.1, whole genome shotgun sequence.
acctgctcatgtatagaacctgctctcagagagagttctctgccttctcactggcggccctcgctgcagcgccacctagtctagtcctcttgcccagtcctctggtgccatctctgcatcagtttctatgtgttctgtccacatggtggcgtttgtaaaattcactgcagctgtctgcagcggcctgatgcgcatacacacatgcacacgcgtgcgcacacaagcacatgcgcacaggtgagcccactcccagagagcgcgtgtttggctctgttgctcatgacgtgctggttggtttgacttaactccactgactatgctcagataagccatggtaaaaggcctaccactactcataataataatatcaacattaatattaatatcattaataataacaataataaaaataaagttgatgattgggggcctttccagggttaaatgttctttagaaattaaggtttattgatcttatggagaatcgtgaaagtatcggatcgggactcggtatcgacagatactcaaaatcaaatgactcagactcaaaggcaaaaaaacctgatcgggacatccctaattttaACCCGATACCGACACCAACCATGAGCATTAACCCTCATATAACACGTTTCATTTCCAGCATTAAACATGGCGCCCGGAAATGACGCAGTAGAAATTACCGCACTTCCCatgaaaataaaagcatttctAAAAGAATAAACTCTGCATGTTCACTCATGACAACATCTCCACACAGTTAGTGTTGACTCCGACTGGTTTTAGATGTTAGAAAGATTCAATATTGCTTATTAATCAGGACCGAACTGAAAACGTTACGTCCGTTAGCaacttagcatgctaacctagTGCACTCACCGGAGTCCTCGGTCATATAAAACCAAACGAAGCGATTCCTCCGGTCGCAGCGGTCTGGAACTCTCTGACAACAACTTCAGACACGCACAGActcaaaaacattaaaaatcctCCATTAACCGTCCTCAACGTCACTCCTGGTTACATCCTCGTCTAGTTAGCTTCAAGTTTAGCTGGAGCGTCTTGATCCCGGCATGCAATGCACGTAGCACCCACACAAAGCGCCCTCTAGCGGCGATTTTAAGCCATGACAGGCAGCTCAAGCCAGTCCTCCTCAGACATTTACATATTAAAaggacattatttatttatttacacatgtTAGACCATACACCCAAAGCTGTACAGATTTATACTCACACACTGTGCACAGTGCTATAAGTATCATCACCATCATATAGTCTGCTCTGACACCTGCTCTTATTTCAGGGTTATGTTCAGCACTGTcgcttgtttttgtatttttattaattaactTTTAGAAAATGCTGCACTTCATAGAAAGTAACTGcacaagcaggaagccatgatgagcagcagtcacatgaccaacattcagagagtacctgtctgagctgcaggctgttCCCACAGACCAGACATTCAGAGGGAAATTAAACACGTATGACGATGTAACCCCGTCATGTCTTTCTGTCCAGTTAATCCGAGACGTTCTGAACATGAGTGAGGTGACACTTAGGAGCCCCGTGCCTTCCTGCCTGGGGAAGTACCGCGCTCTACGGTGCAGCATTGAAATGGTTCCCCCCAGCAGTGCCGAGTTCCAGGCTGTGGCCAATCAGCTGCAGAGCAGGTAGTTTAATCACTTAATGCATCAGGCTGACAGGATTGAATGTGtctgaccgtgtgtgtgtgtgtgtgtcacagtaagGTGCAGATCCAGCGGGTCGTGCGTGTCAGCAGAGGGGTGGAGCTGCAGACCTTTAAGAGCCAGCTCGGGAACATCCAGACGCTCCTCCACTCGTCCAGTCCCACAAACTTTGTGGGAATCCTGTCACggtcagatcacacacacagaggactagTTATCTATCCATCTGTATCACCTGTCAGAAGTCACTGTGGCCGTGATACAAAATGTGTATGATGAGAAATGTCAGAATAAAATGACAGTTTGAATCTGGACAGACACTGATGGCAGCTGCTACTCGGCTGGTTAGCAGAGGCTAACAAACACAAGCCGCTAATGCTGGTTAAATGATGAAAGAAATATAATGATAAGAAGAATTAATACGCATTAAATATGTACATGTAGAGCTGATATCAACATACGGTGCAGGTTTACTATGATTGATGTTCTGATATTTAACTATGAGGAAATGTGACTTTTATTCTGTAGCTCagagttctctctctctctctctctctctctctctctctctccctctgcagggGTCTGCTGCTGCCCCGTGTTGGAGTGGAGGATCATGGGGTAAAGAGGACAGATGTTGGTAATCTTGGCAGTGGAATCTATTTCAGTGATGCTGTGAGGTTAGTTTGGAAAATCAGATGCATAAAAAGCCTGAAAGATGATGATTGACCAGTGCGTCTCTGTGCTCTGCTCACCTCAGCACCAGTCTGAAATACTCCAAACCCAGCGTGACCGACGGCTCTCGGCTGCTGTTAGTGTGTGACGTGGCGCTGGGACAGTGCCAGGATGTCCACAGGAGAGACGTCACGCTGACCCAGGCTCCAGAGGGACATGACAGCGTGCACGGGGTCAGCCGGGCCTCCAAGCCGTGCTCTGAGTTTGAGGTAGGAATGAAATGGAGGTGTTGTGCCTGACCCTGGTCAGCTGTGAcaggtgtgtgactgtgtgtgctgcaggatgATGAGTTCGTGGTCTACAGTCCTGATCAAGTGAGGCTGAAGTACGTGGTTCAGTTCAGTCTGGAGGGAGACCACCTGAAACACTTCAGCCCTGACATCAACATGTTGGATGAGCCATGTCTGCCCTCTTCTGGCCAAGGTAAGCACTGCAGCCATGCAAGAACAGAGCAGCCATGAGAGAACAATACATTAACACAgagttgtgcatgtgtgtgtttgcagagctCAGTCTGGAGGACGATGGGactgaaaacattaaaaatcctCTGGAGGACGTGACAGCTGGACTGTTGGACAGCTCTGGTCAGCAGCTCCCCCTGCAGGCCGTGCATGTGAAGTGTAAGCTGATGGATCTGCTCTCTCAGGTGAACACGTAAACTTTAGTTCTGATGGTGTTTGCTGTGATCTGGCTCTGAACATCGTCGGTCCTCTCTCAGGTCATCATCTTCCAGAAATACACCAACCTGAGCTCTGTGCCCATTGAGGCCAAGTATGTTTTCCCATTGGACGACTCTGCGGCCGTGTGTGGATTTGAAGCTTTCATCAATGGGAAACATGTGGTGGGACAGGTAACGGCTTCTTGTTGATGACTAATGTTGGCTCTTATCGTCACTATTGGTCCTGACTGTGTATGTTTGGAGCTcaggtgaaggagaaggagaaggctCGCAGGGAGTACAAGCAGGCTATTGAGAAAGGCCACGGAGCGTACCTGATGGACCAGGACGCTCCGGTatgtccccacacacacacacatcacactgatTCAGTCTGCTGATACTCAGGGCGTGTGGTGACGCCATCTTTGTTCTGGCTGTAGGACGTGTTCACCATCAGTGTGGGGAACCTGCCGCCCGGGGCCACGGTGCTCATCAAGGTCACGTTTGTGTCCGAGCTGATCGTCAGGGACGGGAGGATTCTGTTCTCGCTGCCAGGGACGGTGGCTCCTTGGCAGGAGAGCGAGGCACTCAACCAGACCACACAGGTGGTGTATTTGTTTTCACTTACATCTCCCGTAGTTTGGTGACAGCGGCTGAAAGAcaaatgtgctttattttgatcttcaggtcacagtgaagaaagtgtgtgtgactgacgaGGCAGCAGCTATGAGGTACAGttggtgtgtaaaaaaactcCAAGCGTTTTGTATTTTCCCATGGCCTGACGATCAGTCATATGACTGCCAGCTTCATTGTGTGGTTGGTGGAAACAGTAGTGGAGTGTGTTGTGTTCAGTGCCCGGCTCGACGGAGTTCTGTTCACTGTGACTGATAAATGTTTGTCTTTACGAACCGGTCCTTGTGCTAATGTCTTCATTTTTCAGAGAGTTCACCTTGGACTTATCTCTTGAGATGCCCTTTGAGATATCCAGTCTGGAGTGCATCACTCACAAAGTCAAGATTAAGGTGTGTTTAGACCTCCTAGCATGCATGCTAACATGACTTAACCTGACATAAGAATGAATGTACCTGCTTCCTTCTCTTCTACCCCACCTGCACAGCATCACTGTTTCGGACATACTGTGGGTTCAGTCCGGTGTAAAAGGGACAAATTGGTGGATTTCCTGTCACTCCCAGGCTTCCAGCACAAAAGCAACAAATCTATTAGAGAGTATGAAATGGTGGACATCCAGTCAGATGTCTCACTTTAATTTACGGACATTTTATATAAGTGTTCATCATTAATGACCACCGTGACATGGAGTCATTACTCCTGTCCACAGGGGGTGCTCTGCAGACAGACCCTGTGGAACTGAAAAACTTTTTCTAACAAGTGCCATTTTTAGGAGGATCTTCCGATCTATATATGAGACGCTTTACAGCATCCTCCATTCTGAAAACATCCAGcaagcagcagctgaggctGTGGTGCAGGTCATCCTGTCCAGCCTCAGAGGGCGGTCAGAGCTGGATGATGATGTAGGGTGATGAAGAAGACAGGCCTATTTGAGCTTTCTGTgcagacggacacacacagtctgaatcCTCGTGATCTGCTCTGAAGCAGTGATTACTGAAAGTtcctggaaacaggaacattttgactggtttgtccatcaaatgtccattattgatcaatcaatcagtaatgtaaacaatcatcatcatcaggattACACCTCTGAACACAGACTGAACATGGTGTCCATTGACCTTTGGTCACAtgcattgtttctgtgtgtgctcgTGCAGAGAACAGACTGTAAGGCCGTAGTGAGCGTGCTGCCCGGAGAGGTCATGGGTCCAGAGGGCTTccagctgtctgtcagtctgtctgaggTCCACCTGCCCAGGATGTGGGTGGAAAAACACCCTGACAAGGACAGCcaggtctgtctgtccgtctgtccatctgtcttttGATCTTAAAGCTCTTTTTTTaagctcgctctctctctctctctctctctctctggtcttTAGGCCTGCATGTTGGTTTTCTATCCAGACTTTGATGCCAGCTGCAGTTCAGCAGCCGATGAAGTCGTCCTATTGTTGGACACATCTGAGTCCATGAAGGGAGAGGCTCTCGTCTCAGCCCAGAGGATTGCCCTGCAGGTCCTCAGAAAGCTCGACCGTAGCCTCAGACTCAACGTCATCCTATTTGGCACAGGTGGgaaactttaaactttaaatgtaCCTTCACTGTGTTGGAGGTTTGAACAGTGTTATTGAACAGCGGTCCTACACCAGAGTTAGCTTTACGGCTAATTTGCATCTGTGGTGAGTTGAGGTGATTTTCGTGTTTCAGACCACACCGACGCTTTCCTGACAGCGAAGCCGCTGGCTGACGTTCATCAGGCGGCTGAGAGCTTCATCAAGGTGAGTTAGGACCAGGGACAGGATTCAAATTCTGCAGATGCTTTATTACTTCCTGTGGTTATTCACACTGATGATGAACCATGATGAACCATGTTCTGCTTTTGAAGAATGTCTGTTCCCTCCTGTCAGTGCTCCCCTGCAGTAGGGGGCAGCACTGAGCTGTGGCGGCCCCTGCGGGCCCTCAGCCTGCTGCCTCCATCCAGCGGCGTCaggaacctgctgctgctgtcagacggCCACATCCAGAACGCAGAGCTCACCTTGCAGCTGGTCAGAGACAACGCGCAGCACAGCCGTCTCTTCACCTGCGGCTTCAGGTGTGGCCGCATCAGAAAGACAGACACGTCTCACTTCAAACGTCCTGCAGTCACATGTTAAAGGTAAAaacttctctttctcttcagctCAACAGCCAACAGACACATGCTGAGAGCGCTGGCTCAAGCAGGGGGCGGAGCCTACGAATTCTTTGACACAAAGGCCAAACACAGCTGGGCAGAGAGGGTGAGTGCCACAGTCATGTTCGTCCATAAAGGAGCACACATTACATGGAGACTGTCCACCTGCACTTACTGACGCAGAATGAAAATGgccgccgtgtgtgtgtgctgcaggtggCCTGTCAGGTGAAGCGTTTGGCGTCTCCTGGCTGCTCCTCAGTGTCTGTGAAGTGGCAGCAGTTCAGCCCGgcggctcctcctcctgtgcagGCCCCGCAGCAGCTGCACGCCCTCTTCAACGACTGCCACACGCTGGTTTACGGCTTCGTGCCGCACTGCACTCAGGTAGACGAACCTACACAGCCTGGTCATCCTGCTGCAGGCTGACTGTGGAGTCATGACACGTGAACTGACTGATGTTGTTGATCCGTCACACAGGCCACTCTTCTTGGAAACCTGAGCGGTCAGGAGCTCAACACCATGGTGTCCACCAGTGAGCTGCAGAAGACTAAAGGAACTGTaagaacacactcacacacggcAGCACTGTTCTCTTCTGATGGGGgcgctgttgtttctgaagctcCTTCTATGTGTAGTATTCAATGATTTCAAATCAGACTGAGCCACGTCCCTGTGAAGACAAAGTAACCTGAAGCtgcaggtgatgatgatgatgatatgtgtgtgttcagtttctACACAAGCTCACAGCGAGGGCCCTCATCAGGGACTACGAAGACGGAAACCTGGACCACAGTGAGGCTGAACACGAGGTGTGTGATCTCTGTTGAAACGTCTGAGTCTGAGCTGCACACGATGATCTggatctttcttttcttttccaggGTAAGAAAGCCGAGCTGAAGAACTTCATCATCGAGCTGAGCAAAGAGTTCTCCATCCTGTCTCAGTTTACCAGCTTTGTGGCCATTGAGGAGAGGGTGAGCGCGGCCTTTCCCAGCCTGCACATGTACCTGACTGTATTCAGTCAGCAGATAAATCTGGACTCTTCCTCTTGTCTCAGGACTCGGATCAGGCAGAGGACGGTTTCACAGACATTCCGAAGCTGCTTGCAGATGAAGATGTGGACTTCCTGCCCTACATCAGCTGGGCCTCGTCACATGAACACCAAGACGAAGAACTCTTTGAAGCTGAGGAAGTTTGTTCAGATGATGTGGAGGCTGAATGTATGGAGATATACGGATATGAGGTGAGTCCCTCCTCACACCAACATTTGCACTGCAGCTCCTGTGTGAGTTATCGTTGATGGAATTTAACTAGATGTCATGTGGATTCTCCTCCTGTAGGGTCCGGTGGCATATCTCATGTCCCCGGATTCAGAGAGCGACTTTGGACATTTTTCTTTTGATAACTTTGTTCAGCGTAAAGTTTGTAGTATTTTtgctccttcacctcctccacctgctgctgctgccaagtTCCAAGGTCCTCAGATTTTAGCCAGTGATGTccttccacctccacctccacctcccagctCCTCCGGTCATCCATCAATCTCATTTTgtcctccttctctgcctccGATTTGTTTTCGTGGAgttcctgctcctccacctcctccacctgctcctcatGCCGCTGCTGCCAAGTTCCAAAGTCCTCAGATTTTAGCCAGTAACGTCCTTCTATCTTCACCTCCCAGCTCCTTCGGTCAGCCACGGATGTcatcttgtcctcctcctccgcctcctcgtGGTGTTTGTGgagttcctcctcctcctgttcctcttcgtgatcctcctcttcctcttgatCTTCGTGCTCCTCGTTATGATGTTATGTTTGAATGTGTTCAGATGTCCCGTACAATCCGTCCTACTCCACCTCCCAACTCCTCCGGTCATCCATCAATCTcatcttgtcctcctcctctgcctcctcctggtGTTTGTGgagttcctcctcctcctgctcctcttcgtgatcctcctctttctcttgaTCTTCATGCTCCTCGTGCTGATATGTTACAATGTGCTCTGATGTCCGGTGAAATCCGCCCTACTCCACCTCCCAGCTCCTCCGTTCATCCATCAATCTCATTCAGTCTTCCTCCTCAAGCTCATCACCCACCTCCTCCTGACATTGAACCGTCAGAAGAGCCTCGTAAACGCAAAAGCTGCTATCGTAGAAAACCCATACAGCGAGTCTCAGACCGGCTTGGCAATGTAGCAACAGGGGAAATTCATGCACAGTCGCCTGAAACTAATTATGATGGTTATCTTGGAGCTGAAGGAACGCCCCTTTTGTCTATAAACGAAGAGGCCAGGACAGAACGCTTGAGAATGAGTGGGTGGAATGCACGCATGGAACGTGAGTTTGCTGCTGATAAAGCACCTGTTTCCATAACAAAAAAACTCCACAGAACCTCTGGCCAAGCGTTTGGCTTTTCCATTGCTGCACCTGCATCTACAGGAGGTCAAGCACCACAGCTTTTTGGACAGCGGGCCGAGGGGAAGGCAGCATCGTCAGCCGCCATGTTTGGGGGATTCTCTGCGGGGGTGTTTGGTGCCTTTCAGTGAGTTCTCAAACAGTTACCATCAAAATATTGTGAAAGATGAAACTgcgtctctgctgctgctggtcacaCATTGATgagtaaaatacacagaaaaag
It contains:
- the parp4 gene encoding protein mono-ADP-ribosyltransferase PARP4 isoform X1: MGVFENCSVLLELKSLSVKEKKKLKSAVTEHGGSVSFVVNKQCSLVVTSDVANLSSSRLRNIQKYQTPVVGVDYVYSCVERGTLLPVDAYKLETSAASSGPEPITCQVPTSRAVNDLSRDQSLPVDSVRLTQRDRTPQRCGGLPKAFRSYTEADPDLPSFPDDFEVAKYSIYEKKNDVCCVLELHSSKGEEGRRYRVVRYWKDGKKAAVRDKLVFLPTSEEALQVYQTLRESLEASGLQKMSSVPPQAQGLGSAPLQQLLLEEKLNTGSVSQEVGLFVELLWTEALGCISSILTVPVNKLSLNDVSRAEGLLLQAQKKLKEENLSEVMSLLEEVYTLLPHREPVILPTAKLVSQKLDLCQLIRDVLNMSEVTLRSPVPSCLGKYRALRCSIEMVPPSSAEFQAVANQLQSSKVQIQRVVRVSRGVELQTFKSQLGNIQTLLHSSSPTNFVGILSRGLLLPRVGVEDHGVKRTDVGNLGSGIYFSDAVSTSLKYSKPSVTDGSRLLLVCDVALGQCQDVHRRDVTLTQAPEGHDSVHGVSRASKPCSEFEDDEFVVYSPDQVRLKYVVQFSLEGDHLKHFSPDINMLDEPCLPSSGQELSLEDDGTENIKNPLEDVTAGLLDSSGQQLPLQAVHVKCKLMDLLSQVIIFQKYTNLSSVPIEAKYVFPLDDSAAVCGFEAFINGKHVVGQVKEKEKARREYKQAIEKGHGAYLMDQDAPDVFTISVGNLPPGATVLIKVTFVSELIVRDGRILFSLPGTVAPWQESEALNQTTQVTVKKVCVTDEAAAMREFTLDLSLEMPFEISSLECITHKVKIKRTDCKAVVSVLPGEVMGPEGFQLSVSLSEVHLPRMWVEKHPDKDSQACMLVFYPDFDASCSSAADEVVLLLDTSESMKGEALVSAQRIALQVLRKLDRSLRLNVILFGTDHTDAFLTAKPLADVHQAAESFIKCSPAVGGSTELWRPLRALSLLPPSSGVRNLLLLSDGHIQNAELTLQLVRDNAQHSRLFTCGFSSTANRHMLRALAQAGGGAYEFFDTKAKHSWAERVACQVKRLASPGCSSVSVKWQQFSPAAPPPVQAPQQLHALFNDCHTLVYGFVPHCTQATLLGNLSGQELNTMVSTSELQKTKGTFLHKLTARALIRDYEDGNLDHSEAEHEGKKAELKNFIIELSKEFSILSQFTSFVAIEERDSDQAEDGFTDIPKLLADEDVDFLPYISWASSHEHQDEELFEAEEVCSDDVEAECMEIYGYEGPVAYLMSPDSESDFGHFSFDNFVQRKVCSIFAPSPPPPAAAAKFQGPQILASDVLPPPPPPPSSSGHPSISFCPPSLPPICFRGVPAPPPPPPAPHAAAAKFQSPQILASNVLLSSPPSSFGQPRMSSCPPPPPPRGVCGVPPPPVPLRDPPLPLDLRAPRYDVMFECVQMSRTIRPTPPPNSSGHPSISSCPPPLPPPGVCGVPPPPAPLRDPPLSLDLHAPRADMLQCALMSGEIRPTPPPSSSVHPSISFSLPPQAHHPPPPDIEPSEEPRKRKSCYRRKPIQRVSDRLGNVATGEIHAQSPETNYDGYLGAEGTPLLSINEEARTERLRMSGWNARMEREFAADKAPVSITKKLHRTSGQAFGFSIAAPASTGGQAPQLFGQRAEGKAASSAAMFGGFSAGVFGAFQTARPADPKLKWTKIFRMQLPEGCWELTADLGECLNVNVELFANVFLKNKGIHSLGVKAHADILRMVATLLVLQLMRVEKLDEGKLLRTLFCLESSEPRPERWDEVKKAVDWVCWADRQYPCIYSRLEFGLSWESSTRQLLGFDSLPPFSPLSGLDLRRTAVPLLVH
- the parp4 gene encoding protein mono-ADP-ribosyltransferase PARP4 isoform X2, which translates into the protein MGVFENCSVLLELKSLSVKEKKKLKSAVTEHGGSVSFVVNKQCSLVVTSDVANLSSSRLRNIQKYQTPVVGVDYVYSCVERGTLLPVDAYKLETSAASSGPEPITCQVPTSRAVNDLSRDQSLPVDSVRLTQRDRTPQRCGGLPKAFRSYTEADPDLPSFPDDFEVAKYSIYEKKNDVCCVLELHSSKGEEGRRYRVVRYWKDGKKAAVRDKLVFLPTSEEALQVYQTLRESLEASGLQKMSSVPPQAQGLGSAPLQQLLLEEKLNTGSVSQEVGLFVELLWTEALGCISSILTVPVNKLSLNDVSRAEGLLLQAQKKLKEENLSEVMSLLEEVYTLLPHREPVILPTAKLVSQKLDLCQLIRDVLNMSEVTLRSPVPSCLGKYRALRCSIEMVPPSSAEFQAVANQLQSSKVQIQRVVRVSRGVELQTFKSQLGNIQTLLHSSSPTNFVGILSRGLLLPRVGVEDHGVKRTDVGNLGSGIYFSDAVSTSLKYSKPSVTDGSRLLLVCDVALGQCQDVHRRDVTLTQAPEGHDSVHGVSRASKPCSEFEDDEFVVYSPDQVRLKYVVQFSLEGDHLKHFSPDINMLDEPCLPSSGQELSLEDDGTENIKNPLEDVTAGLLDSSGQQLPLQAVHVKCKLMDLLSQVIIFQKYTNLSSVPIEAKYVFPLDDSAAVCGFEAFINGKHVVGQVKEKEKARREYKQAIEKGHGAYLMDQDAPDVFTISVGNLPPGATVLIKVTFVSELIVRDGRILFSLPGTVAPWQESEALNQTTQVTVKKVCVTDEAAAMREFTLDLSLEMPFEISSLECITHKVKIKRTDCKAVVSVLPGEVMGPEGFQLSVSLSEVHLPRMWVEKHPDKDSQACMLVFYPDFDASCSSAADEVVLLLDTSESMKGEALVSAQRIALQVLRKLDRSLRLNVILFGTDHTDAFLTAKPLADVHQAAESFIKCSPAVGGSTELWRPLRALSLLPPSSGVRNLLLLSDGHIQNAELTLQLVRDNAQHSRLFTCGFSSTANRHMLRALAQAGGGAYEFFDTKAKHSWAERVACQVKRLASPGCSSVSVKWQQFSPAAPPPVQAPQQLHALFNDCHTLVYGFVPHCTQATLLGNLSGQELNTMVSTSELQKTKGTFLHKLTARALIRDYEDGNLDHSEAEHEGKKAELKNFIIELSKEFSILSQFTSFVAIEERDSDQAEDGFTDIPKLLADEDVDFLPYISWASSHEHQDEELFEAEEVCSDDVEAECMEIYGYEGPVAYLMSPDSESDFGHFSFDNFVQRKVCSIFAPSPPPPAAAAKFQGPQILASDVLPPPPPPPSSSGHPSISFCPPSLPPICFRGVPAPPPPPPAPHAAAAKFQSPQILASNVLLSSPPSSFGQPRMSSCPPPPPPRGVCGVPPPPVPLRDPPLPLDLRAPRYDVMFECVQMSRTIRPTPPPNSSGHPSISSCPPPLPPPGVCGVPPPPAPLRDPPLSLDLHAPRADMLQCALMSGEIRPTPPPSSSVHPSISFSLPPQAHHPPPPDIEPSEEPRKRKSCYRRKPIQRVSDRLGNVATGEIHAQSPETNYDGYLGAEGTPLLSINEEARTERLRMRGQAPQLFGQRAEGKAASSAAMFGGFSAGVFGAFQTARPADPKLKWTKIFRMQLPEGCWELTADLGECLNVNVELFANVFLKNKGIHSLGVKAHADILRMVATLLVLQLMRVEKLDEGKLLRTLFCLESSEPRPERWDEVKKAVDWVCWADRQYPCIYSRLEFGLSWESSTRQLLGFDSLPPFSPLSGLDLRRTAVPLLVH